In Leptospira inadai serovar Lyme str. 10, a single genomic region encodes these proteins:
- a CDS encoding DUF1566 domain-containing protein, which translates to MIGVGGSGRMFMVYSGIRSVLRFSFWLFVLGLFWGFLPIVSAPTARFTVNANDPSVINDGITKLYWQRCIYPYAYSSTATPAGCQKKTAFPGGVTMSFGNASNYCSNYNSGSVTWRLPSIQELKSIVDRSQFAPALNSIFDPGQASSGNGVPDFFWTTTKYAQNTGNIWTVNFYYGYSYFTAGAGNSYYLRCVSSTSP; encoded by the coding sequence ATGATCGGGGTCGGTGGAAGCGGTAGGATGTTTATGGTTTACTCAGGTATACGTTCCGTTTTGCGATTCAGTTTTTGGTTGTTCGTTTTGGGTCTTTTTTGGGGGTTTCTTCCGATCGTATCGGCTCCGACAGCCCGGTTTACGGTGAATGCGAACGACCCCAGCGTCATCAACGATGGCATTACGAAATTGTATTGGCAGAGATGCATTTATCCGTATGCGTATTCTTCCACGGCGACTCCGGCGGGCTGCCAAAAGAAAACCGCCTTTCCCGGCGGGGTGACCATGTCGTTTGGGAATGCCTCCAATTATTGTTCTAATTATAATTCCGGTAGCGTTACTTGGAGACTGCCTAGTATCCAGGAATTGAAGTCCATCGTGGACCGGTCCCAGTTTGCTCCTGCGTTGAACTCGATCTTTGATCCGGGGCAGGCGTCTTCCGGGAACGGGGTTCCGGATTTTTTTTGGACAACGACCAAGTATGCGCAGAATACGGGGAATATCTGGACCGTGAATTTTTACTACGGTTATAGTTATTTTACGGCGGGTGCCGGAAATTCCTATTATCTTCGGTGTGTGTCGAGTACGTCTCCGTAG